The following are from one region of the Aspergillus chevalieri M1 DNA, chromosome 1, nearly complete sequence genome:
- a CDS encoding uncharacterized protein (COG:S;~EggNog:ENOG410PXCW) — protein MAVGPRVNKEEFMRALGLTTSSQDEQFYRAMRDEAIQIYNRMNQDRSNLLDSLRDDPRTQPPFYWHHIRPECQRWGILEIWRTASSYTRPYFDRGSTSGEYGPNWVAGWLLYSVFRSRDERNNRNRRRGNEAARKQVDLSHQLQQNQQQQQHGHGHGHGQQEQGTKGYYDPVRNGTVN, from the exons ATGGCTGTGGGACCACGAGTCAACAAGGAAGAGTTCATGCGCGCTTTAGGCCTAACTACCTCTTCTCAAGATGAACAGTTCTATcgagccatgcgg GACGAAGCAATCCAAATCTACAACCGCATGAACCAAGACCGCAGCAACCTCCTCGACTCCCTCCGCGATGACCCCCGCACCCAACCCCCCTTCTACTGGCACCACATCCGCCCCGAGTGCCAGCGCTGGGGCATCCTGGAGATCTGGCGGACGGCGTCGTCGTACACGAGGCCGTATTTCGACCGTGGCTCGACGAGCGGCGAGTACGGGCCGAATTGGGTTGCGGGGTGGTTGTTGTATAGTGTGTTTCGGTCGAGAGATGAGAGGAATAATCGGAATCGGAGGAGGGGGAATGAGGCCG CACGGAAACAGGTGGACTTATCGCATCAGTTGCAGCAAaatcaacagcagcagcagcatggacatggacatggacatgggcagcaggagcagggtACGAAAGGGTACTATGACCCCGTGCGGAATGGGACGGTGAATTGA